The following DNA comes from Enterocloster bolteae.
GTTACGGGTGGCAAAATGACTGCTCACTTCATGGTCGATGATATTACCGTAACGTGTGTTATCGCCAATGGGTGGGTTTTCGATTTTAATCACTTCCGCGCCAAAATCTGATAATAACAGGGTGCACATGGGGCCGGACATAAACTGGCTGAAATCCAAAATCCGAAAACCTTCTAACGGTTTACTCATATTTTCGTCTCCTTTTATTGTTTATTTACGTTCAAGTATCAGTGGAACCTACGCTTATATATAATGCAAGTTTCATGCCAAAAATTTAAGTCCGTTTAAAACGTTTTTGCTGTGCTTTTTATTGGTTCCTATCTTTCGGCACACTATTTTGTGTCAAAAGCAGTTAATCTACGGCACAATCGTGACACATCATTGTGTCATTCACCACTGTGCCAGCGTTCTTCTCACCATCCATAACAAGCGGATTGGACGGCACTGTCATTTTCGTCCCATCCGGGGCCGTTATTTCGATAAACATGTGCCTGGCCTGAACCTGTTCATGCCTTGCTACCTCTTTAAAATCATTTATCCGGCCATATATACATTTTTGGGTCTGCAGCCGCTTCATCCATTCCCCGCTGGTATATTCTGCAAACGCAGTCGATACCTCTTTTTCAAGCATATGGTGATTTTTCAGGCGTGCTCCCACATTCCGATAATCCGGATTTTCCAGCCATTCCGGATGTCCCATAACATCTGCGAAATTTTCCCACTGTGCCCCTGTAGCAACCGATATCATGATTTTTTTTCCATCCCTGCACGTAAAATCCCCAACAGGGGCGGAAAGCGCGTAATGATTCCCAAGCCGCTCCGGAATATGCTCCGATTTCAGATATACACTGAACTGGTTTTCCAGGCCGTATAGAACCGAATCCATCATTGATACGTCAACCCGCCTTCCCCTGCCGGTGCGCTGTGCGTCGATGAGCGCCATAAGCGTCCCGATGCAGGCATTAGCCCCTGCGGCAAATGTGGCAAAATCACTCCCGCTGCGCACAGGGTCTCCATGTTCCGGGCCCGTGATTGACATGAAGCCTGATTCCGCCTGGATTGTGGCCTCATCATACAAACGTCCATTCCCATAAGGACCTGTCTGTCCATAACCGGTTACAGATGTATATACCATTCCTGGATTTCTGCTGCACAATGTGTCAACATCCAGATTCCACTGTGACATCCGGATATCTGGCACAGATGTCACAACCGCATCAACCCGGGTAAGCAGTTTCTCCAGCCATTTTCTGTCGTCCGGCTCATCCGGTCGGAAACGGACTCTCATTTTTCCTCTGTCACAGACACGATAGTCCTGACTGTTTTCTTCCTTCTCTTCCTTCGGGAACTCCAGGCGGATTACCTCCGCTCCATAATCAGAAAGCAGAAGAGCGGCTATCCCTTCTGCTTCTGTGGTTCCCATCTCCACGATTCTTATTCCATCCAATGGTTTCAGGGCCATAATCTGTCCTCTTTATTTTTCATTATCAATACCGCAAAGTTCTACCTTCGCCCACCGCTCATACAGTTTCTGCACCTGAATACAATCCGCGTCATCCCCTTCTTCCGCTTTGGGGATTGCCAGTATCTGCGCCGTAAGATTGCCGAACAGGGAGGGGATTCCCATATCCTTGCTTGCGGAATTAAACAAACCCACATCCTTGCTCATCAACCCTAAGGAAAAATTCCAGTTTTTTCCCGGAAACACAATATTGGGGAATTTCATGGTTGCCGCATGGTTGGTTCCTCCACTGGTGCCAATTACCTGTACCGCCAAATGCGGATCGATACCGGCTTTGGCGCATACCGCGACCGCCTCCGTTGTCGCGGCCGCGCAACAGGCCGAAAGAAAATTATTTGCACATTTAATCATATCGCCGGAACCGTTGGGCCCCATGTAGGTCACCTTATCCGGAGCCCCCATCACATCCAGCACCGGCTTTACCGCAAGGAATGTGTCCTCTTTGCCGCCGCACATGATTGTCAATGTCTGTGCCGCCGCGCCGGAGGTTCCTCCGCTCACCGGGGCATCTAACAGCTCTATCCCCTTTTTTTCAAGGAGCGCGGCAAGCTTTTTCGTGCTGACCGCATCTGCCGAGGTCATATCAATGATTATGGTTCCCGGCTTACACACCTCCATAACACCATCCTTACCCAGCACCACCTCTTCCACCTGCTGGGATTTTGGCAGTGAAAACACTAAAATGTCACTGTTTTCCAGAAGCTCTCTCTGGGAAGCAGCGGCAATACCTCCATTTCCCAGCATCCAGTCGATTGCCTCTGTCTTTGATTTTTCGTCCGGAACCAACCCTGAAAATCCGTGCCTCTGCGCACTCTTCCTTCTATATACTGGCAGATATACCGTATATCCACTTTTTACCAGTCCATGGCAGATTGGAAATCCAATAGCTCCCCAGCCCAAAAATCCAAACTTTTTATCTTTTAAATCACTCATCACTGTTCCTCCTGTCCTTCCTCCATCCCCAGCAATTTCGCCGGGTTCTTTTTACTCATTGCTTCCACCTCTGCCGGTGTGCACCCAAACTGAATCATCATTGCTATAAAGTGGCGCATGCCATCGGCGGGCGTCATGTCCCATACCTGTGCCAGATCTGTTCCCATGATACACCTGTCAGCGCCAACCAGTTTCACGCAATCAACATAATCGCTAGGATCCATGCTCCCCAGACGAGGCATCAAGGTTCCGTATACATGTTCAATATACACGCCCTTAGCCGCCAGTTCCTGAATCTGATCCAGGGTAAAGCGGCTCAGCTCTGCCAGCGGATGGGTGGCAACCATCTTCGTGATCCCCTTCTGTATTGCCGCGTCAAACATCTTTGTACTTTCTTCATAGGACATATGGCCGGAGCATACAACCATGTCATACTGCTTCACCAGCTCCAATATATCAAGTACCTCGTCCTTTAATATCCCATCCTTCTTAAGGATGCTGATACCTCCCTCTTTCCCCAGATAGGACCGGCACCATTTTGAATCCATAGCCGGAAACCACACAACCTTACATCCGATTTTGGCCATGGCTTCAATCGTCTCTGACGCGTGGGACAGGCCGCCGGTTGTGGTGTAGCCAATCACAACACTGCCGAATACGCGAAGGCCGGATGTCAGGTTCTTTTCGATTAAATATGCATCGGACACTGTATTATAGGAAAAACTTTTTAGTACAATTCCTCCCATTTTGGAGCGCTCCGCCATTTGCGCCGCCTGTATGCTGTCGACCGGCCTTTCTGCAAGCGGATCCGGTCCCGGATGTATATGCATATCAATACTGCCTTTCCAGATATCATCAATTACATTTACATCAATCCTTCCAAGTGGTTTATTGCGCACTGCCATTATCTCTTCCTCCTTTTAAACTCCGGCTTCCCTCTTACAAAGCCTATACTTTTATAACATGCAACTTTCATGCCAACTTTTTTGTGCCATTTTCCCCCATTTTCCTTAAAACCCAAAGTCAACGTGTCATTTTTCTTTTAAATGGCACACATGTGTGTTATACTTAATGATATTATAACGTAAATGACACATTTTTGTACAGGAGTGACCCCTATGCCAAACGAAAATTTCGACTATGTTCCTTATGAGACACTTAGTATTGAGCGGAAGAAGCTCTCCCGCCTGTATACCTTTATCTGGCGTTACATCGGCAAGACCATATCCATAAGCCACGGAAGCCGTTACGCCATGGGATTATTCTCCCGCGACGGACTTCTCCTGGACCTCTTTGCACATGAGAATTATACCCTGGAACGCTTCATGAATGATGGGATCCGGGCAGGAAGCAACTGGGTGAACATCGGTTATAATGCTGTCCGGCAGGGAATCATTGGACGTGAAAGCCTGTGTACCATCGGTGAGGAAAATGAATTTCCCCTATTAAAAAAGTATGCCGTTTACTATGCCCCTATCAGCATCCTAAGTCCTTATGAACCTTATGACCAGATGGAGGAATGCGGTCTTGGGATTATTGCTTCTCTGGACAATGCATGGGACGATTATCTGACCATGATCCGAGGAACAGCCCATGATATGATGATAACACTGCAGTTTAACAACATTGCAACCATGTATTACGAGCGCAGCGGCAAGGGCATTCTTTCCATTGATAACATGATGAGCACCTCCGGGCGCAATCTTGCCACCTACTATAATGATGAACTTTTTAAAGTCCTTGAGACTCCGCCCATCAATATATACTATGAACCGGCGGAAAATCTCATCGATCCCCTGCCGGCCAACAAAGAACTCTGGGACATCGTACAGAACCACCGCACCATTGCAAACCAGCCTTTGGAGGTGACCTGCAATGGAAAGACCGTGGAAGTCATCGCTTCGACTGATGCCTTCAACCAGCCTATGATTAATGCCCATGGCGTTGTCTTTTACTTTACAACTCCCCAGAAGATGACCGCTGAGCTTTCCAGACAGGTGGCAAATGGTGCAATCAAGACCTTCCATGATATCATTGGAGAAAATGCCGATTTGAAAAAACTGATTCAGAAAGCTCAGCGCATGGCGCAAACCAACAGTAATATCATGATTCTCGGAGAAAGCGGAACCGGCAAAGATGTATTTGCCCAGGCTATTCATAACGCAAGCGCACGGCGCGAGAAACCGTTCATTGCCCTAAACTGCGGCGCTCTTCCCCGTGACCTGGTAGAAAGTGAACTGTTTGGCTATGAGACCGGAGCGTTTACCGGCGCCCGCAAGAACGGCAATATCGGAAAATTTGAGCTTGCCAACGGAGGCACCATTTTTCTGGATGAAATCGGGGAAATGCCATTGGAACTGCAGGCAAAACTGCTTCGGGTAACCGAAACCAAGCAGCTGATGCGCCTGGGCAGCTCTAAGAATATACGTGTGGACGTCCGTATCATTGCCGCAACAAATGCCAATATTGACGACATGATTGCACAAAAGCTTTTCCGTGCAGACTTATATTACCGTCTCAGTACCATGAAGCTGTATCTCATGCCGCTGCGGGAACGGCGCGATGACATAGTTCCTCTTGCCGAACATTTTATCCGGAGCATCTCCAGACGGATTGATAAACCAAACATCATGCGTTTTTCAGAAAACGCAAAGGAACTTCTTCAGCAAATGGACTGGTTTGGCAACGTCCGCGAGCTGCAGAACCTGATAGAGTGCATTGTGCAGTTATATCCCGGAGACATCATTCTCCCGGAATATATCCTGGACAATGTATCAGAGCGGTACTATCCCAAGAACGCGTTAAAGAATATCAGCTCCGTCTCCGCGCTCCGGGAAGCATTTCCGAAGGAGGATACCGCTGCTGCCGTCCCTTGGAGTACCGGCGCACCCTCTGTCCCGTTGCCTGAGGCGGCTTTCAATATTCCTTCGGGTACCGAAGCGCCGCTGGATCCGTCCAATCCGCGGCATCCCAAAAGCGGGAAACGCAAAGTAATTACAAAAGAGGACATATATGAGGCGCTGGCTGCCTGCAGCAACAACCGTACCGCAGCCAGCCAGTACCTGGAAATATCCCGGCGGACCTTCTACCGAAAATTGGAAGAATTCGGAATTGAAACTGATTAACCACGTTTATTTACTTCCTGTATGGCGGCCAGCATTTTCATTATCTTTGAATCCCGGTCCCTTCTGGCCGCCTTTTCATCATCGTAACGGTAAAATCCCTCGCCGGATTTTACGCCCAGCTTTCCTTCCTGTACCATTTTGTGCAGCAATTTTGGACACTCGGTGTCGGAACAGAGAACCGGAGGCAAAAGCGTGGCTAAACGTTCATAAATGTCAATACCTGCAAAATCACTCAGCCCAAACGGTCCCTCAAACGTATAACGCGGGCCGAAGGTAGATGTGACAGCTTTATCAATGTCTTCCGGTGTCGCCACCCCTGACTCCACAAGGTGGGCCGCCTCGCGGAACACGGACAGCGTGATTCTGTTCAGAATAAATCCGGGAATACATTTATTCAGCACAGCAACCTGTTTGCCCGTATCCTCCAAAAAGTGTTTTGTTGCCCCCGCCACCTCATCTGAAGTCTCAGGTCCCCGTACAAGTTCTACCAGCGGCATCACATGGGCAGGATTAAAAAAATGGGTGATGACCAGGCGTTCCGGATGGGATACCTCCAAAAAGCTAAAAATATCCATGGTTGATGTATCACTGGACAGAATTACATCCTTGTCACAGTATTCATCTAATTGGGTAAAAATGTTTTTTTTGACCTCCTCTGACTCAGCCAGGTTTTCAATTACAATATCAGCCTGTTCCACAGAACCCTTCAGGTCACTGCTTCCCGCAATCCGGTTCATGATGTCCGGAATATCCCCTGCTTTCATCTGCCCCAGCGATACCAGCGTCTGAAGGTTATTTTCCATCTGAACCAACGCATTCGCTAAATTTGACGGGGTCCGGTTATACAGGAATACCTGATGGCTGTTCATAGCCATAAACTGTGCTATGCACTGTCCCATGCTTCCCGCTCCAAGTACTGCTACCTTCCACTGCGATACATCCTGATTTCTCATAAAAAATTCCTCTCCTTTTTATTTTTCCTTGAGAGAAACTGCCCTCCCAAGTCATAAACCATGTCACAATACAGAACGCAAGTTTCATGCCAAAACAATTTGGCACAATATTTCTGACACATATTCTGGCACATTATATAAACCTATATTACCTTTACGCATCTCCATTTCCCGCTCTTATACCGTATGGAAAACGCTATGGTTCTGGCAAACCAGTCCATTCCCATTGCGGCCCATACTCCTGCTACTCCCATCCTAAATATGATTCCAAACAATACTGCCGTCCCAAGCCGGAAGACCACCATAGAGCCGATTCCTATGTACATAGTAATTTTCACATCACCCGCAGCCCTTAGGCTGTTGGCAAGTACAAATGATGTCGGATGAAGCAGGAATGCCAGCACGTTATGAAGAGTAATCAGCAAAACACTGATTCTGCAGGTTTCTTCCGACAACTCATAAAAGCCAAGAATAAATGGAAGAATGACTATTACAATGCCGCCCATACCACCAATTAACACATAGGTGATTTTCATAAACTTTTTTGTATAATAAGTAGCCTGGTCATATTCTCCTGCTCCAATACACTGTCCCACCACCGGTATAATTGCCAGATTCATGGCATTTGTTGCGATTGAGGCAATCTGATCTATACTTCCGGCCACTCCATTGGCCGCAATCTGGGTGGTTCCAAACAGTGCAACGATACTGGTCACAAGTACTCTTCCCAATGCGAACAGACCGTTTTCCACCCCATTGGGAACCGCTATTTTCAGAACCCGCACCGCTATTCCCTGATTCCAGGAAACCAGATTCTTCCAGGTGATGCAAATTTCATACTTTGATTGCATAGACAAAATCAGCATAATAATTGCCGCCACCACCCTTGACAGAAGCGTTGGGACAGCCACACCTGCTACTCCTGCATGAAAAATAAATATCCCAACTGCATTTCCAGCCACATTTATAACATTCATCAAAAATGATACATACATGATTATTTTTGTTCTGTTCATAGAACGGAACAATGCTGATGATGAATTATAGATTCCTAAAAAGGGAAAGGAACATGATGTAATGAGCAGATAATCCTGCGCCGCCCTCATAACCTCTGCTTCTACGCCTCCAAACAGTGCGCCTAATATCTCCCTACAAAATAAAAGACACAATGCCGTAATTCCCACAGATATTAAAAATGCGATTGAAAAAAGCTGGGAGGCCGTCCGGTTGGCATTCTCTCGCTCTTCGCTTCCAAGATATTGGGATACTACCACGGCACCACCCGTGGCCACCGCTGACAGTACTGTGATAATCAGGTAATTCACCATATCCACAAGGGCCACTCCGGATATACCTGCTTCTCCTGCATAGGAAATCATGACTGTGTCAGCAATTCCCACCAGCATAAGTAAAATCTGCTCCACAATTAGAGGCGCAATCAGTTTTTGTAAATCTTTATTTGAAAACATAGTCTCCCCTTGTCCGTTTCATCTAAAACAAATGCTTCCTGCTCAATAATCAAGCAAGAATGATGCCACTTTTGGCAAAAAAAGACCGCTGTCCCAAGCTCCCTCTCTTGACACAACAGTCTTCCTTCTGATTCCTGTTAATCCAAAATCGCTCCATTTGTGATAATCACCTGGTGATACCAGTAAAAACTGTCCTTTTTGATTCTTCCCATATCTTTTAAGTCCGCCTCATCCCGGTTGACATAGACAAACCCATACCTCTTTCCGTATCCCTGATGTGTGCTGACTAAATCCATGAAGGACCACGGACAGTATCCGATTAAATCCACTCCGTCTGTAATGGCAAGCTGCGCCTGTTTAAAATGGCGTTCCAGATACACAATCCTGTATGGATCATGTACTGTTCCATCTTCATTTAATACGTCCGACGCGCCAAGTCCGTTCTCCGTAATAAGAAGTGGAAGCTGGTACCGGTCATAGATACGCCTGAGTGTGACACGCAGCCCGACAGAATCCACCATCCAGCCGTATTCGGTCTTTTCTAAGTAAGGGTTATCTCCGGCGCGGTAAACCCCCTCTTCCCCAATCATGACCTGCTGGTCCCCATTTCTGGGCTGGCAGTCCATTCCATCGTTTTTGCTGGCGCTGACAGTAGCGGTAGCATAATAGTTGACGCCAAGAAAATCCGGTTTTGCTTTTTTGAGGATTTCCATATCCCCATCCTCCATCACAGGAGTGAATCCCTTTTCTGCCAGGTAAGACCATGCCAGTGAATTATATCTCCCATATACAGCCATATCCAGATACATCCAGCAGCGGATGCTCTCCCAGTTATCTGCCGCAATCACATCCGCAGGATTGCATTTTTCCGGATAGACTGCGGTAATGTTCGGAGCCGGACCGATTTTACCGCCTTCACACATCTTATGGCACAGCAGGGTTGCCTTCGCCCCCGCCAGGAACATATGGTGGCACTGCTGATACAGTTCTTTTTTGGAAGGAATTCTTCCGGGATTCATGGCATTGGGATGGTTAATCATCACATTCTGCTCATTAATGGTCAGCCAATATTTTACCCGGTCTCCAAAGTTCTCAAATAAAATCTTTGCGTACCGCTCAAACGCATCAATTGTTTTTCGATTTCCCCATCCGCCCTTTTTATGCAGTTTTAGCGGCAGATCAAAATGATACATGGTTACGACCGGAACAATATCATATGAAACCAGCTCGTTAATCAGGTCATTGTAGAACTTAATTCCTTCCGCATTCACGTCACCATCCCCGTCCGGAATAACCCTGGTCCATGCAATGGAAAAGCGGTATGCCTTCATTCCCAGATCAGCCATCAGCTTCACATCTTCCCTCATGTGATGGTAATGGTCGCTTGCAGCCTTAAAATCCGTAATTCCCTCCGGTGTTTCATAGATATCCTGGACGGACATGCCCTTTCCGTCCTCATTATATGCGCCTTCTATCTGGTATGCCGAGGTGGAAGCCCCCCAGAGGAAATGCTCAGGAAACCCTTTAAGTGTTTTATAATACATAATCCTCCTTCACAGACCACACATGTTCTTTGCCGCTTGCCTCCCGGGTATTCTGCGCCATGACCCCCACCAGTCTGTGAGGAACATAGGCCTCCTCCAAATATTCTGTCTCCCCGGATGTAAGATTGAAATCCACTGCCTTCACCGCGTTTTCCATGTGATGGATTTTCGTCATTCCGACCACAGGTGCTGTCACCTTTTCCAAAAGCCAGGCCAGGGCAACCTCTGTCATGGAAACACCGTATTTATCAGCCAATTCCACAACACGCCCTATGACAACCTGATCCTGCCGAGCGGTACCATCGTACTTAAGCCTTGCATAGCTGTCTTCTTCCAGACGCTTTGAAATCTCGCCCGGCCTCTTTGACAGCCGGCCTCCCGCCAGCGCACTGTACGGTGTAAGCGCTATGTTCTCCTCACGGCAGTAAGGTATCATTTCCCGCTCCTCCTCACGGAACATGAGGTTATAATGCCCCTGGACGGATATAAATTTTGCAAATCCTTCCTTTTCCGCCAATGCGTTGGCTTTGGCAAGCTGCCATGCGTAGCAGTTGGAGATTCCGATATACCGCGCCTTACCGGCTTTCACCATGCGGTCTAATCCGTCCATAATTTCATAGAGCGGGGTCTGGTAATCCCACATATGGTATATATACAAATCCACATAGTCCATACCGAGATTTTTAAGGCTGCGGTTCAACATCCGCTCAATATGCTCCTGCCCGCTGATTCCCTTCTCCGCCTCCTCTTTTGTCCGGGGTGTGAATTTGGTGGCCACCACCACCTCTTCACGCCCCGCAAAATCCCTGAGCGCACGCCCTACATACTGTTCGCTGGTCCCCCCCTGGTATCCGACTGCCGTGTCGTAGAAATTCACCCCCTGCTCCAGGCCGTGCTTTATGATTTCACGGGAACGTCCCTCATCCAGGGTCCAGCTGTGCTGCCCTTTCCCCGGATCTCCGAATCCCATACATCCCATGCAGATGCGTGAAACCGTCAAATCAGAGCATCCAAGTTTTGTGTATTTCATATACGTCTCCTCTCCTGCAGGCATCCCAGCTTTTTTCTTCCAAATCACAACATCAGAAACTTTGGACTATATTCCGCCTGATTGGACTTGGCTGTGAAGATTACTTTCCCAATTTTCCAACCGTCCTTATCCCTGTGGAACTCCACATCAATTATTTCATCATAAAACTGCATATAAATAGTATTGGCTCCATAATGCTTTGTTCCCGGACGTCCCGGGCTTAAATGCCAGCATGTGATTTTCTTATGGAACGGGTCAATATCTGACTCATCCACAATATGTATGCTGTACAGATTCTGTTCATAAAAATCCTTTTCAAATCGCAGATATCGGTCAACATCGAAAACACCATCTTTTTTATATATACTGCTGTCAATTCCGGATTTGATGATTTCAACATCTCTACTGCAAAGCTTCTGAAACAACGCCCTATCCATATGATCAACGGACCAAAAAAACCGATTTACCAAATCCCTTAAACCGCGTGTCTCTCCACCCAGCCTTAAAGCATCCGCAGAAATCAAATGCGTATTCTTTGTCTCTTCATAGAATTTCCAAATCCCGTTCATTGCCCAGGTATTCCCATATTCATAGCCCAGTTCAAATTTAATATTCGTAATCCTGTTATTACAAATATCAAAATACAATTTTCCTCCATAAATAAGCGGAAACAACTGTCTGCCCTGATAAACCCCGGTCATATGGTGCATATAACACCACACTATGTCATGTCCGTCCGCTTCCCTATGTATCAAATTGGTAATGACCATATTGCTGATATTATGTTCCTTTGGCAGTTGCAGGGCTGATTTAATTTCTTCTATTCCCCTATGGGTTCCAGCCAATGTAGATTCCAGTACAATATCGTCATTGACCAGCTCCTTGCAATTATCCCAATTTCCCAATTCGTAACAGATTAAAAAATCCGACATTACGTTCCTGTAGTTCTTCACAAGCATCCTCCAAAGTATTCATGAAATTCCAGACAATCATCCTCGGCTTGGGTAAATATAGTGGGGATTGGGTTCACATTATATTTAAACATGTTCCACTGGTTTGTATATCTATCAAATTTAGCATATACTGTATGAATTGCCGTTGTGCAGATACAATGCACGTTATCCCGATTCATAACACGGTTTTTCAGCCGGTGGTCCTCTCCTCTTGGCATATAAGCAACCGCCATATCCTCTTTGAACAGGATTCTGCCCATGCGGCAGGAATGCATCATTTTGGCCTCCTTGTGAAATTTTGACCTTAGGAAATCACTTACCTGGCGGTAACCAACGAGATCAGCCGTATCCGGCTTATCTGACCAGAGTACCCCTTCCTCAAATCTGGCGGCAATATAAAAGTTATCCGTTGTAAACTCAGTCATGAACTTATAGTCATTATGGTCAAACGCATAAGCGTATTTATACAATAATTCAAATATCTTTTCTTCATTGCCCTGTGGTTCATCGTCAACAGGAATCACCTTCCACGGATTATCAATGTCCGGATTAATCATTGGTTCATGTCCGCAGTAGGCACTCTCATCCATTAATGTCCATCTGTCTTTCACAAATATAGTATTGCCCTTTGCGTAACACAGATCAAATCGGATTTCCGAAAATTTCCATACCCCATCCTCTTTCACCAAACGGTTCGCATATTCTCCCCCAAACAGAAAGGGGAACACATTCACGCCATCATCCTTTGCCTCTATGCATTGGATATATGCTGTCTGAACAGCATTTTCCCCTCTGCTTCTGGCCACAAAGTTCAGTATCTGCGCTTTCCTGATATCCATTGGGATTCCAGGCCACATAAGCGCCCTGCAGATATTCTCAATTCCTTTGTGGTATCCTGCCGTACTAAAGTGGATTTCACAGCCCTCTGTAAGTACCTGGCGCACATTCGTAAAATCCCTGTCCCGGATCATTTGGATAAGCAATACAAACTGCTGGTGTATCTGTCTTCTGTTTTCTCCCGTATAAAATCCTTCCATAAGCCGCGGCTATTCCTCATCTTTCGCTGATTCTTTTTAATTTGACCGGCTCCCCCGGAGCAACAATCCGAACTCTGCCGGGATTAATGACATTCTCTAATAAATCCATGGGATTTGCATTACATGCTGTAATATCAGGCCGGTTCACCGATCCCCAATGAATCAGCACCAGTTCCGAATTCGGGTACGCCGCTGCCAGTTTGTACGCGCCGTCCAATGTGATATGCCATTCGTTATCTGAAAAGTCAAACAATATCATGTCAGGCTCAGGCAGGCGAAGCTGTTCATCCATCAACTTTGAGTCACCGACATCCCAGAAGGTGCCGTCGGGCGTGTCTATGTAAAAACCACAGTAATCCTCCGGCACATAAAGCCGTTTATTCTTATATCTCTTATCCTGATTTTGCCAGCAATGATCCGCCGGAGTCACCAAAATATGCATTGGACCAATTGTAAACCGTCCGCCGATGTCATGCCCAATTCCGTTTATCCCGTCACCCTGCATCTCAGACGCGACATACTGAGTCGTATGGAATTCCTTACATCTATCATGTACTGCCAGACAAGTTGGTAGACTATAGTGATCCCGGTCTATATGCGTGACCAATATACCATCTAAATATGGGATTTGTTCAACCGTTATTGGAAAATCAATCAACATCGGCATTTTTGCATCTTTTAACATAGGGTCAATCATTATACATGTGCCATGACAGTTCACCATGGCCGCCCCAACCCCCATCCACCGGATAACAGTATCATTACTTGCAGAAAATGCT
Coding sequences within:
- a CDS encoding aldo/keto reductase — its product is MKYTKLGCSDLTVSRICMGCMGFGDPGKGQHSWTLDEGRSREIIKHGLEQGVNFYDTAVGYQGGTSEQYVGRALRDFAGREEVVVATKFTPRTKEEAEKGISGQEHIERMLNRSLKNLGMDYVDLYIYHMWDYQTPLYEIMDGLDRMVKAGKARYIGISNCYAWQLAKANALAEKEGFAKFISVQGHYNLMFREEEREMIPYCREENIALTPYSALAGGRLSKRPGEISKRLEEDSYARLKYDGTARQDQVVIGRVVELADKYGVSMTEVALAWLLEKVTAPVVGMTKIHHMENAVKAVDFNLTSGETEYLEEAYVPHRLVGVMAQNTREASGKEHVWSVKEDYVL
- a CDS encoding nuclear transport factor 2 family protein, yielding MEGFYTGENRRQIHQQFVLLIQMIRDRDFTNVRQVLTEGCEIHFSTAGYHKGIENICRALMWPGIPMDIRKAQILNFVARSRGENAVQTAYIQCIEAKDDGVNVFPFLFGGEYANRLVKEDGVWKFSEIRFDLCYAKGNTIFVKDRWTLMDESAYCGHEPMINPDIDNPWKVIPVDDEPQGNEEKIFELLYKYAYAFDHNDYKFMTEFTTDNFYIAARFEEGVLWSDKPDTADLVGYRQVSDFLRSKFHKEAKMMHSCRMGRILFKEDMAVAYMPRGEDHRLKNRVMNRDNVHCICTTAIHTVYAKFDRYTNQWNMFKYNVNPIPTIFTQAEDDCLEFHEYFGGCL
- a CDS encoding MBL fold metallo-hydrolase, yielding MEPGIRRAPNTQFFGKEAFSASNDTVIRWMGVGAAMVNCHGTCIMIDPMLKDAKMPMLIDFPITVEQIPYLDGILVTHIDRDHYSLPTCLAVHDRCKEFHTTQYVASEMQGDGINGIGHDIGGRFTIGPMHILVTPADHCWQNQDKRYKNKRLYVPEDYCGFYIDTPDGTFWDVGDSKLMDEQLRLPEPDMILFDFSDNEWHITLDGAYKLAAAYPNSELVLIHWGSVNRPDITACNANPMDLLENVINPGRVRIVAPGEPVKLKRISER
- a CDS encoding glycoside hydrolase family 1 protein — encoded protein: MYYKTLKGFPEHFLWGASTSAYQIEGAYNEDGKGMSVQDIYETPEGITDFKAASDHYHHMREDVKLMADLGMKAYRFSIAWTRVIPDGDGDVNAEGIKFYNDLINELVSYDIVPVVTMYHFDLPLKLHKKGGWGNRKTIDAFERYAKILFENFGDRVKYWLTINEQNVMINHPNAMNPGRIPSKKELYQQCHHMFLAGAKATLLCHKMCEGGKIGPAPNITAVYPEKCNPADVIAADNWESIRCWMYLDMAVYGRYNSLAWSYLAEKGFTPVMEDGDMEILKKAKPDFLGVNYYATATVSASKNDGMDCQPRNGDQQVMIGEEGVYRAGDNPYLEKTEYGWMVDSVGLRVTLRRIYDRYQLPLLITENGLGASDVLNEDGTVHDPYRIVYLERHFKQAQLAITDGVDLIGYCPWSFMDLVSTHQGYGKRYGFVYVNRDEADLKDMGRIKKDSFYWYHQVIITNGAILD